In Rhizobium sp. ARZ01, a genomic segment contains:
- a CDS encoding site-specific DNA-methyltransferase encodes MRVPQKYPQKKHYKGPKKGELSGNPKGKNPGDVWDDISNVKHNHPEKLDHPCQFPEALIDRLVLGLTAPRDCVLDPFAGTGTVGAVCNRLGRHSILIERDERYARMAERRLSRG; translated from the coding sequence ATCAGAGTCCCCCAGAAATACCCCCAAAAGAAGCACTATAAAGGCCCGAAGAAAGGAGAACTAAGCGGAAATCCCAAAGGAAAGAATCCGGGTGACGTTTGGGATGATATCTCCAACGTGAAGCACAACCATCCGGAAAAGCTGGATCATCCTTGCCAGTTCCCGGAAGCCCTGATTGATCGTTTGGTACTCGGGCTCACCGCGCCTAGGGATTGCGTGCTCGATCCATTCGCCGGGACTGGAACCGTGGGCGCTGTTTGCAATCGCCTCGGGCGGCACTCAATTCTCATAGAGCGCGACGAGCGGTACGCGAGGATGGCCGAGCGTAGGCTCAGTCGCGGCTAA
- a CDS encoding AAA family ATPase, translated as MRFVTRPTAPPSALGTTKYQRRRKSLSQYFALDEAVQWQKRVPTMAFEDDDVLRSLLDLFSGKCAFCEARAETYSVHRFRPQSNADPRLPGKSHIYYAWLADAWENIFPICDECLPDNASYFPVRGGRCRVPTAEEYAVYTEKHDGSWPEFPPLEEPLLLDPCSDSPAGHLVSNADGTIAGIDDRGQLTIAHFNLSRKSLVDRRKRAFERYSAMPSLADDDNQEFVGLWRLQQDDLENDTPARVLIDDTFIEPPRSPPRLQSIYLKNFKAIESLSVRMPPPPNPSEQFAQALLILGENAAGKSSILEAIALALSDVEARVHLVDDPMTLRLNPAQLGNETIARRRSAEVRLDFEAGDRRTLRITGNRFQQVGDGSVPPVFAYGAYRHFLRDQYSWQPSRTVVNLFRSDNLISNPETWLLGLDDDDFNMVVQALREIFDAGDQFDVIERDHERDACFVQTRFDDGLVSRTPLSSVSSGFRTILALACDVMRWIMDRERYPWFTSLTSAHGIVLIDEVEAHLHPRWKIQIMSGLRRALPSMTFIVTTHDPLCLRGMRDGEVMVLNRVPGKSSGSDLPVVVDTLRELPDVSKLTIEQLLTSDLFDLFTTDDAETETKLAQIADYLTEKALSGDNPVPNAAMEELRQQIAFALPVGLGEAGRLVQEAVAEYLVNRRDHSGSERNRLREQTKVKIKTALESL; from the coding sequence ATGCGATTTGTTACACGCCCCACCGCGCCGCCGTCAGCGCTCGGCACGACAAAATATCAGCGCCGCCGCAAATCTCTCAGTCAATACTTCGCGCTCGACGAGGCTGTGCAGTGGCAAAAACGCGTCCCCACGATGGCGTTTGAAGACGACGACGTCCTTCGAAGTCTGCTCGACCTCTTCTCCGGCAAGTGCGCATTTTGCGAAGCGCGCGCGGAGACGTATTCCGTGCATCGGTTCCGGCCTCAATCAAACGCCGACCCTCGGCTACCGGGAAAAAGCCATATCTACTATGCCTGGTTGGCAGACGCGTGGGAGAATATCTTTCCGATCTGCGATGAATGCTTGCCTGACAACGCGTCGTACTTTCCCGTGCGTGGTGGCCGTTGCAGGGTGCCGACTGCGGAGGAGTATGCTGTTTACACTGAAAAGCACGACGGGTCTTGGCCCGAATTTCCACCGTTGGAAGAGCCGCTACTCCTTGACCCATGCTCGGACAGTCCCGCTGGACACTTGGTCTCGAATGCCGATGGAACCATTGCCGGGATTGACGATCGCGGCCAGCTGACAATCGCGCATTTCAATCTCTCCAGAAAAAGCCTCGTCGATCGGCGCAAGCGCGCGTTTGAACGGTACTCCGCTATGCCGTCACTTGCGGATGATGACAATCAGGAGTTCGTCGGCCTGTGGCGGCTACAGCAGGATGATCTGGAGAACGATACTCCCGCTAGAGTTCTCATCGACGATACGTTTATCGAGCCCCCTCGTTCGCCGCCCCGTTTACAGAGCATCTACCTGAAGAATTTCAAAGCGATCGAGTCGCTTTCCGTCCGGATGCCTCCTCCGCCCAACCCTTCAGAGCAATTTGCCCAGGCGCTTCTGATTCTCGGCGAGAACGCCGCAGGCAAAAGTTCCATCCTCGAGGCAATTGCGTTGGCGCTTTCGGATGTGGAGGCGCGGGTACATCTCGTCGACGATCCTATGACGCTACGTCTGAACCCTGCCCAACTGGGCAACGAGACGATCGCTCGACGACGGTCGGCCGAAGTTCGCCTTGACTTTGAAGCGGGGGACCGTCGGACCCTGCGCATCACGGGCAATCGTTTCCAGCAAGTGGGTGACGGATCGGTTCCGCCCGTGTTCGCCTACGGAGCATACCGCCATTTTCTTCGAGACCAATACAGCTGGCAGCCGTCGCGCACGGTGGTGAATCTGTTTCGGTCGGACAATCTCATTTCGAACCCGGAGACCTGGCTGCTCGGGCTGGACGACGACGACTTCAATATGGTGGTTCAGGCGCTACGCGAGATATTCGATGCCGGCGACCAGTTCGACGTCATCGAACGCGACCATGAGCGCGACGCTTGCTTTGTCCAAACACGCTTTGACGACGGATTGGTGTCGCGTACACCCTTGTCGAGCGTATCGTCAGGGTTCAGGACGATCCTGGCGCTCGCTTGCGACGTCATGCGCTGGATCATGGATCGGGAGCGATATCCTTGGTTTACTTCGTTGACGTCGGCTCACGGCATCGTTCTGATTGACGAGGTGGAGGCCCATCTTCATCCCCGATGGAAAATCCAGATCATGTCAGGTCTACGGCGCGCGCTCCCTTCCATGACATTCATCGTGACGACACACGATCCTCTTTGCTTGCGCGGGATGAGGGATGGCGAGGTGATGGTCCTCAATCGTGTACCGGGTAAATCGTCGGGTAGCGACTTGCCCGTTGTCGTCGACACGCTGCGGGAATTGCCGGACGTTTCCAAGTTGACGATTGAGCAGTTGCTAACGTCGGACCTGTTTGACCTGTTCACCACAGACGACGCAGAGACGGAAACCAAGTTGGCGCAAATAGCCGATTATCTTACCGAGAAGGCTCTATCGGGGGACAACCCTGTTCCAAATGCCGCGATGGAGGAGCTGCGGCAGCAGATCGCGTTTGCCCTGCCCGTGGGACTGGGCGAGGCAGGGCGGCTGGTGCAGGAGGCTGTCGCAGAATACCTCGTCAACCGCCGCGACCACTCAGGCAGCGAACGAAACAGACTTCGCGAACAAACGAAGGTCAAAATCAAAACCGCGCTGGAGAGCCTGTAA
- a CDS encoding ATP-binding protein, whose translation MSMKRKRVPWRSHHIAGEVFVTLPVYLAYCGVAAALRAYNRPDASFRAILVVESEEAMDCYLRAARVFLGRLCDDPYDQPVARELATHGKKGLFWDDNARSGNARRRAIFVATALEQIDDEIALGADVVAIIPAVTERRLQAALKRSGIRATAEERAHMLLESWQRLSLAFLPGRSATKALQRLLRQRPPPAKKPEKSPATANGPSLDDLSGYGALCDWGRELALDLRLYKEGQIEWDDVDAGVLISGPPGTGKTLFAGALAKTCDVPVVYGTAAQWQAKGYLNDFLKAMNRTFADAESEAPCILFIDEIDAFGDRSIPDHNSDYKRQAINGLLERLDGFERRIGIIVVAACNDPEKLDPAIRRAGRLDRHFAISPPDEKARLGILAYYADLKLSDTDAARFLRATEGFTGADIRQLVKEAKRLSRRSAEVLAAPHMLASLPQLICIPPETMRRAAIHEAGHAIVGLELGCAELK comes from the coding sequence ATGTCGATGAAGAGGAAGCGGGTGCCCTGGCGATCGCATCACATTGCCGGCGAGGTATTTGTCACCTTGCCTGTCTACCTGGCGTATTGCGGCGTGGCGGCCGCGCTGAGGGCCTACAACCGGCCGGACGCATCGTTTCGGGCCATCCTCGTCGTGGAGAGCGAGGAGGCGATGGATTGTTACCTCCGCGCTGCGCGGGTGTTCCTGGGCAGGCTGTGCGACGATCCCTATGACCAGCCGGTTGCGCGAGAGCTGGCGACGCACGGCAAGAAAGGTCTGTTCTGGGACGACAATGCTCGGTCAGGAAATGCAAGAAGGCGGGCGATCTTTGTCGCCACTGCCCTCGAGCAGATCGACGACGAGATCGCGTTAGGTGCGGACGTGGTGGCGATCATTCCTGCTGTGACCGAGCGACGCCTGCAGGCAGCCCTCAAGCGGAGCGGCATCCGGGCTACCGCGGAAGAGCGGGCGCATATGCTTTTGGAGTCCTGGCAACGGCTGAGTCTGGCTTTTCTACCTGGACGGTCGGCGACGAAGGCGCTTCAACGCCTCCTACGCCAACGGCCGCCGCCGGCAAAAAAGCCCGAAAAATCACCTGCGACGGCCAACGGCCCCAGCCTCGATGATCTGTCGGGATATGGTGCCTTGTGCGACTGGGGCCGCGAACTCGCCCTCGACCTTCGGCTGTATAAAGAGGGCCAGATTGAGTGGGACGACGTCGACGCGGGAGTCTTGATTTCCGGGCCGCCGGGCACGGGTAAGACGCTATTTGCCGGGGCTTTGGCGAAAACCTGCGATGTTCCCGTCGTTTATGGAACCGCGGCCCAGTGGCAGGCAAAAGGCTATCTCAATGACTTCCTGAAGGCGATGAACAGGACATTCGCAGACGCCGAATCGGAAGCGCCATGTATCCTGTTCATCGACGAAATCGATGCGTTCGGAGACCGGTCGATCCCGGACCATAACTCGGACTACAAGCGGCAGGCGATAAACGGGCTGCTGGAACGGCTGGACGGCTTCGAAAGGCGCATCGGCATTATTGTCGTCGCGGCATGTAACGATCCTGAAAAGCTCGACCCCGCTATCCGAAGAGCGGGAAGATTGGACCGCCATTTTGCGATTAGTCCTCCCGACGAAAAGGCACGCCTCGGCATACTCGCCTACTACGCGGATTTGAAACTCTCGGACACTGATGCCGCGCGATTTTTGCGCGCGACAGAGGGGTTCACTGGGGCAGACATCCGGCAACTGGTCAAGGAAGCGAAGCGGTTGTCAAGACGCAGTGCGGAGGTGCTTGCGGCTCCGCACATGTTGGCGAGCCTGCCTCAGCTAATATGCATTCCGCCCGAGACGATGCGAAGAGCAGCAATCCACGAGGCTGGGCACGCGATTGTCGGGCTGGAACTTGGTTGTGCGGAGTTGAAGTAG
- a CDS encoding HNH endonuclease yields the protein MRKVDRASVREPEALAGSKSRGAKEYAKAEAHIQAQQAAAHAPGGPAKKKKKGFDFSAYSDDGVKYALDKLFFGKCAYCESRYAHQAPVDVEHFRPKGQIAGEVHPGYWWLAMKWDNLLPSCIDCNRRRWHALPEFPAGLEELLRAPEMNGTMAKLGKEDLFPIAGMRATAPAATPQAESVAQQAEEALLLNPCIDDPDEHLVFHVDSDPPLGIVLPKPGEVTASRKGLASIHVYGLNRLHLVQERTRVLRKLQFLSGLMDELDEVAEELRARRQADDEKWAARLEALSDRILEEIRSMAADDQPYSNVVRTWARRLEVG from the coding sequence ATGCGAAAGGTAGACCGAGCGTCCGTCAGGGAGCCGGAGGCCCTCGCCGGCTCAAAGAGCAGAGGTGCGAAGGAATACGCCAAGGCCGAAGCCCACATCCAAGCGCAGCAAGCGGCAGCGCATGCCCCCGGCGGACCTGCCAAAAAGAAGAAGAAGGGCTTTGATTTCTCCGCCTATTCGGATGACGGGGTGAAGTATGCCCTCGACAAACTGTTTTTCGGCAAGTGCGCTTATTGCGAAAGCAGGTACGCTCATCAAGCACCGGTCGACGTCGAGCACTTCCGTCCCAAGGGCCAAATAGCGGGAGAAGTACACCCAGGCTATTGGTGGCTGGCAATGAAGTGGGACAACCTACTTCCGAGTTGCATCGACTGCAATCGCCGCCGGTGGCACGCTCTCCCTGAATTTCCTGCAGGTCTCGAGGAGTTGTTGCGGGCCCCAGAGATGAACGGGACCATGGCGAAGCTTGGGAAAGAGGATCTGTTCCCAATAGCCGGTATGCGGGCGACCGCGCCAGCGGCGACGCCGCAGGCAGAATCGGTGGCGCAGCAAGCCGAGGAGGCACTCCTTCTCAATCCCTGCATCGACGATCCCGACGAACACTTGGTCTTTCACGTCGATAGCGACCCTCCCTTGGGTATTGTCTTGCCTAAGCCCGGTGAAGTGACGGCTTCGCGCAAGGGGCTGGCGTCCATACACGTCTACGGACTGAACCGCCTCCATCTGGTCCAGGAACGGACACGCGTGTTGCGCAAACTGCAATTCCTTAGCGGGTTGATGGACGAGCTTGACGAAGTTGCCGAGGAGTTGCGCGCCCGCAGGCAAGCGGATGATGAGAAATGGGCTGCTCGTCTGGAGGCGTTGAGCGATCGTATTCTCGAAGAGATACGCTCCATGGCCGCGGACGATCAGCCCTATTCAAATGTAGTGCGAACCTGGGCGCGGAGGTTGGAAGTTGGCTGA